The proteins below are encoded in one region of Pelotomaculum schinkii:
- a CDS encoding YwmB family TATA-box binding protein, translated as MLRVFLRDCPPKKKYILAMLIVLIVIALALAPTGLKMLASYREERSLMDMMRLSGAELQSVNVTGWARVDAPEEMALEVLVNHTAGLLTLEEGRPMETWENAYARGVKVQGTMPGGATGAVLGQTMELLQGQKVTHLMISLGTEAGKAGYYKEKIRQALITQSADEYVALTYTGKINWALNQEELLTRAEEVMAGAGATIQEKTVKDNLVSLTGHSDNLPDGLSYDGKEVNLNVAFRSNIQEQATYVYVASPVIYTEY; from the coding sequence ATGCTGAGAGTATTTCTCAGGGACTGTCCCCCAAAAAAGAAGTATATACTTGCCATGCTGATTGTCCTTATAGTTATTGCCCTGGCGCTGGCTCCGACGGGCCTGAAGATGTTGGCGTCATACCGGGAAGAGCGTTCCCTGATGGATATGATGAGACTTAGCGGAGCCGAATTGCAGTCTGTTAACGTAACCGGTTGGGCAAGAGTTGATGCTCCGGAGGAAATGGCCTTGGAAGTTTTGGTCAATCATACCGCTGGGTTGTTAACACTTGAGGAAGGACGGCCCATGGAAACGTGGGAGAACGCATACGCCAGGGGTGTCAAAGTCCAGGGAACCATGCCCGGAGGCGCCACTGGAGCAGTTCTTGGCCAGACCATGGAACTCTTGCAAGGCCAAAAAGTTACTCACTTAATGATCAGCCTTGGAACGGAGGCCGGTAAAGCCGGCTACTATAAGGAAAAAATCCGGCAGGCTTTAATAACGCAGAGCGCTGACGAGTACGTGGCCCTGACTTACACCGGGAAAATCAACTGGGCGTTAAACCAGGAGGAATTGTTGACCAGGGCTGAGGAAGTCATGGCCGGGGCCGGCGCCACCATTCAGGAAAAGACGGTCAAAGATAACCTGGTCAGCCTTACCGGACACAGCGATAACCTGCCTGACGGTTTGAGCTACGACGGCAAAGAGGTCAATCTTAACGTGGCCTTTCGCAGCAATATCCAGGAACAGGCCACCTATGTATACGTGGCTTCACCGGTAATTTATACGGAATATTAA
- the atpG gene encoding ATP synthase F1 subunit gamma, giving the protein MPNLRDLRRRIKSTQNMQQITKAMKAVSAAKMRKAQEAVTLARPYSKRIKSVLGRVAVASAGVNNPLLEVREPKKAAYIVISADRGLCGGFNSNVIKRATQELKAASAEVSLVTIGRKSRDFFVRRGFNIAKQYIGLGDDIKYGTVREIASYVIDKYSNQDYDVVYLIYSQFVNVLVQKPVVVKLLPAEPPTEAEGADEAKKVSYIFEPSPEAVLAELLPKYIENAIYQGLLETKAGFYSAQMTAMENATKSASEMIDNLTLSMNRARQAQITKEISEIVGGVAALE; this is encoded by the coding sequence ATGCCAAATTTGCGAGATCTTCGGCGCCGTATCAAAAGCACCCAAAACATGCAGCAGATTACCAAGGCCATGAAAGCCGTTTCGGCTGCTAAAATGCGCAAGGCACAGGAAGCTGTGACACTTGCCAGACCGTATTCCAAGCGGATAAAAAGTGTTCTTGGGCGGGTAGCCGTGGCCTCCGCTGGGGTTAATAACCCGCTGTTGGAGGTGCGCGAGCCGAAGAAAGCAGCATATATCGTTATATCAGCCGACCGGGGACTTTGCGGCGGCTTCAACAGCAATGTGATCAAACGTGCGACCCAGGAACTTAAGGCAGCGAGCGCAGAAGTAAGCCTTGTTACCATCGGTCGTAAAAGCCGTGACTTTTTTGTGCGGCGTGGATTCAATATCGCCAAGCAGTACATTGGGTTGGGCGACGACATCAAATACGGCACGGTAAGGGAAATCGCTTCCTATGTGATTGATAAGTACTCGAACCAGGACTATGATGTGGTGTACCTGATTTACAGCCAGTTTGTCAATGTGCTGGTACAAAAGCCGGTTGTCGTAAAGCTGTTGCCGGCCGAGCCGCCAACAGAAGCAGAGGGTGCCGACGAAGCGAAGAAGGTCTCTTATATTTTTGAGCCCTCGCCTGAGGCGGTACTGGCCGAGTTGCTGCCCAAATACATTGAGAACGCTATTTACCAGGGGCTTTTAGAGACGAAAGCCGGTTTTTACAGCGCTCAAATGACAGCCATGGAAAACGCCACAAAGAGTGCTTCAGAAATGATCGACAACCTTACATTGTCCATGAACCGAGCCCGCCAGGCCCAGATCACCAAGGAAATTTCCGAGATTGTCGGCGGCGTTGCGGCTTTAGAGTAA
- the atpE gene encoding F0F1 ATP synthase subunit C, giving the protein MELGAGAALGAALAVGLAALGAGIGDGMVTGNAVQGLARQPEAKGSIMTTMFISVGLIEAMPIIAVVIAFILLGKAA; this is encoded by the coding sequence ATGGAATTAGGAGCTGGCGCTGCTCTAGGAGCGGCTCTCGCAGTAGGCCTGGCCGCCCTTGGCGCAGGTATTGGTGACGGTATGGTTACCGGCAACGCCGTACAAGGTCTTGCCCGTCAGCCGGAGGCTAAGGGTTCCATTATGACCACCATGTTTATTTCAGTGGGTCTGATCGAAGCTATGCCCATTATTGCGGTCGTTATCGCCTTTATACTTTTGGGCAAAGCTGCCTAA
- the atpB gene encoding F0F1 ATP synthase subunit A, whose protein sequence is MLSFEEVEHELNIWGWPHDTWDLVVGNTTLAFNPKTLILTWITMLLVILFVVAATRGMDMRRPRGAQNIMEMMWEFIRGLVNDNMNPKIGLALLPIVITYFIFILFANLIGLVPTLSSPTADYNTTFGLALCTFILIYIFGIRYKGLGYFKHYLKPFVFFLPITIIEDLAKPVTLTFRLYGNIYAGEVLIAVLLGMLGGWIHVFGGFIASVVWLAFSIFVGCIQAFIFTMLSIAYVGQAVSDEH, encoded by the coding sequence ATGTTGAGTTTCGAAGAAGTTGAACACGAGCTAAACATATGGGGATGGCCGCACGATACATGGGATCTAGTGGTAGGCAACACCACCCTGGCTTTCAATCCAAAAACCTTGATCCTGACCTGGATTACCATGCTCCTGGTAATTCTTTTTGTTGTGGCTGCGACTAGAGGCATGGACATGCGCAGACCCAGAGGGGCGCAGAACATCATGGAGATGATGTGGGAGTTTATCAGAGGTCTGGTCAATGATAATATGAACCCCAAGATAGGCTTAGCCCTGCTCCCAATTGTAATAACCTATTTTATTTTTATTTTGTTCGCCAACTTAATTGGTCTCGTACCTACCCTCAGTTCTCCGACAGCAGATTATAATACGACGTTTGGCCTCGCCCTGTGTACCTTCATACTGATTTATATCTTTGGTATCCGGTACAAAGGTCTTGGTTACTTTAAACACTATCTGAAGCCATTCGTATTCTTCCTTCCCATTACAATCATTGAAGACTTAGCCAAGCCCGTTACGCTGACTTTCCGTCTTTATGGGAACATATACGCCGGGGAAGTGCTGATTGCCGTCCTGCTGGGCATGCTGGGAGGGTGGATCCATGTCTTTGGGGGTTTTATCGCTTCCGTAGTATGGCTTGCTTTTAGTATCTTCGTGGGTTGTATACAGGCCTTTATTTTCACCATGCTCAGCATAGCGTATGTAGGGCAGGCTGTATCTGATGAGCACTAG
- a CDS encoding F0F1 ATP synthase subunit delta, which translates to MRGPVAGRYAQALYDIASEEKTLPKYKSMVDRIESELKEVRGILDENIELQRLLYHPQITAAAKKELLDQLFKGKISEVTGNFLALLVDRRRETYFGDIVDEFVALANADRGIIDARVTTAVELNDAEKGELSSILARLTGKKVQTSYAVDPSIIGGVIVRMGDKIIDGSVKTRLTTLKDRLKAIS; encoded by the coding sequence ATGAGGGGCCCTGTAGCGGGACGTTACGCGCAAGCTTTATATGATATTGCATCTGAGGAGAAAACCTTACCGAAGTACAAGAGCATGGTCGACAGGATTGAGTCCGAACTTAAAGAGGTCAGAGGCATCCTGGACGAAAACATTGAACTGCAGAGGCTGCTTTACCACCCGCAAATCACCGCTGCAGCCAAGAAGGAATTATTAGACCAGCTTTTTAAAGGGAAAATATCTGAAGTCACGGGTAACTTTCTTGCCTTGTTGGTAGATCGCCGGCGGGAGACTTATTTTGGCGACATTGTCGATGAGTTTGTGGCATTGGCCAATGCTGACCGGGGCATCATTGATGCCAGGGTAACCACGGCGGTTGAGTTGAACGATGCGGAAAAGGGCGAACTGAGCAGCATCCTGGCCAGGCTGACCGGTAAAAAAGTACAGACCTCTTATGCTGTTGACCCGTCTATCATAGGCGGGGTTATAGTGCGTATGGGGGATAAAATTATAGACGGCAGTGTTAAGACCAGATTGACTACCCTGAAAGATCGCCTGAAGGCAATAAGTTAA
- a CDS encoding F0F1 ATP synthase subunit epsilon, whose amino-acid sequence MSEKSQRLEIVTPQRKVFSEDVKFLVAPGTDGELGILPEHAPLITSLNIGVLRIQQDRDFIKVVVSGGFMEVRNSRVTVLATSAERADEIDVARAEKAKKRAEDRLAAKAADLDVLRAELALKRAIMRLRAANDK is encoded by the coding sequence ATGTCGGAAAAAAGCCAACGACTGGAAATCGTAACTCCTCAGAGAAAGGTATTCAGCGAGGACGTGAAATTTCTGGTTGCGCCCGGGACTGACGGCGAATTGGGTATCCTGCCGGAGCACGCCCCGCTTATTACATCTCTTAACATCGGCGTCCTGAGAATTCAGCAGGACCGCGACTTTATCAAGGTTGTCGTAAGCGGCGGATTTATGGAAGTCCGCAACAGCAGGGTTACGGTCCTGGCCACCTCGGCTGAGAGGGCTGACGAGATCGACGTAGCCCGGGCCGAAAAGGCCAAGAAGCGGGCCGAGGACAGGCTGGCCGCAAAAGCCGCCGACCTGGACGTGCTGCGGGCGGAGCTGGCTCTTAAGCGGGCAATAATGCGCTTAAGAGCTGCAAACGACAAGTAG
- the atpF gene encoding F0F1 ATP synthase subunit B, which yields MLEFNATVLAQIFDFIILLVFLRLVAYKPLAKLLADRSEHIASNIAAAEQERQQAEQLKAGYEAEMRRSREQAQEIIQKATKAGEDQALEIIENSKKEAAKIKDAALAEIEREKQKAIAELRDQVASLSVLVAGKIIDKNMDDQIQRSLIDNFIKEAGELQ from the coding sequence GTGTTAGAATTTAACGCTACAGTACTGGCGCAGATATTTGATTTTATAATTTTATTAGTTTTCTTGCGCTTAGTTGCTTATAAGCCGCTGGCTAAGCTTTTGGCTGACCGGTCGGAACATATTGCCAGCAACATCGCCGCTGCCGAACAGGAAAGGCAGCAGGCGGAACAATTGAAAGCGGGCTACGAGGCTGAAATGCGCCGCTCCCGCGAGCAGGCCCAGGAAATTATCCAGAAGGCTACCAAGGCCGGTGAAGACCAGGCTTTGGAAATCATTGAAAACAGCAAAAAAGAGGCTGCCAAGATTAAAGACGCCGCCCTGGCGGAAATTGAACGTGAAAAGCAAAAGGCGATTGCAGAACTGCGTGACCAGGTTGCTTCCCTGTCCGTACTGGTTGCTGGTAAGATCATTGATAAAAATATGGATGACCAGATCCAGCGCAGTTTGATTGATAACTTTATTAAAGAGGCAGGGGAACTGCAATGA
- the murA gene encoding UDP-N-acetylglucosamine 1-carboxyvinyltransferase, translated as MEKLIVRGGASLRGTVKVSGAKNAVLPIIAASLLSECACTLQDIPNLADVASICRVIEKLGARVCRGDKEINISVPDLKQVEAPYEYVRLMRASFLVMGPLLARAGRAVMPLPGGCAIGTRPIDLHLKGFKALGAKIIYGHGCIEAVAERLKGSQIYLDFPSVGATENLIMAASLARGATVIENAAEEPEIVDLVNFLNAMGARIKGAGTKIIRVEGVPRLSGTVHTVIPDRIEAGTFLTAVAITGGDVLVDNVICDHLKPVTAKLREAGVRVEENENSIRVSSDSELQPVDIKTMPYPGFPTDMQAQLMAVLCLARGTSMITETVFENRFMHANELKRMGARIKIEGRTAVVQGVPRLTGAPVKATDLRAGAALVLAGLAAEGRTEIGNIFHIDRGYDRLEEKLRGLGADIQRSAVVS; from the coding sequence TTGGAAAAACTGATCGTACGCGGCGGGGCCAGCCTTAGAGGAACCGTGAAGGTAAGCGGCGCCAAAAACGCAGTCCTGCCCATTATTGCAGCGTCTCTGTTGTCGGAGTGCGCCTGTACGCTGCAAGATATCCCCAATCTCGCAGATGTAGCCAGCATCTGCAGGGTTATTGAAAAATTGGGCGCCCGAGTATGCCGTGGTGATAAGGAAATAAACATTTCTGTCCCGGACCTGAAACAAGTTGAAGCCCCGTATGAGTACGTGCGCCTGATGCGCGCGTCTTTTCTGGTGATGGGGCCGCTTTTGGCCCGGGCCGGCAGGGCGGTAATGCCCTTGCCGGGTGGCTGCGCCATCGGTACCAGGCCAATCGACCTGCACTTGAAGGGTTTTAAAGCGCTGGGAGCTAAAATAATATATGGCCATGGCTGTATCGAAGCGGTAGCGGAAAGGCTCAAGGGAAGCCAGATATATCTTGATTTTCCAAGTGTCGGCGCCACAGAAAACCTGATCATGGCCGCCAGCCTGGCCAGAGGCGCCACAGTGATAGAAAATGCCGCGGAAGAACCTGAGATTGTAGACCTGGTTAATTTTTTAAACGCTATGGGCGCCCGCATCAAAGGGGCGGGCACCAAAATAATCAGGGTGGAAGGGGTACCCAGGCTCAGCGGAACCGTACATACCGTAATCCCGGACCGGATCGAGGCCGGCACTTTTCTGACGGCGGTGGCCATAACCGGAGGAGATGTGCTGGTTGACAACGTCATCTGCGACCACCTCAAACCTGTTACCGCCAAGTTAAGGGAGGCGGGGGTAAGGGTGGAAGAGAATGAAAACTCCATCAGGGTTTCGAGCGACAGCGAACTGCAGCCCGTTGACATCAAGACCATGCCCTATCCGGGCTTTCCCACCGATATGCAGGCCCAGTTGATGGCTGTTCTTTGCCTGGCCAGGGGAACCAGTATGATCACCGAAACTGTCTTTGAGAACCGGTTTATGCACGCCAATGAACTCAAGAGAATGGGGGCCAGGATAAAAATAGAAGGCCGCACCGCGGTTGTGCAGGGGGTGCCCCGGCTGACCGGCGCCCCCGTTAAAGCCACCGACCTGCGGGCAGGAGCGGCGCTGGTGTTGGCGGGTCTGGCCGCGGAAGGCCGCACGGAAATCGGCAATATATTCCATATCGACCGTGGCTATGACCGCCTGGAGGAAAAGCTGAGGGGCTTGGGCGCTGATATCCAGAGGTCGGCAGTGGTTTCCTGA
- the atpA gene encoding F0F1 ATP synthase subunit alpha, with product MNLRPEEISSIIRQQIDKYQAQIEMTDVGTVINVGDGIARVYGLMDCMSMELLEFPGGVLGMALNLEQDNIGCVILGPYKHIKEGDTVKRTGRIISVPVGDVLIGRVVNPLGQPLDGKGPINSDKFNPVEKIAPGVMFRKSVHQPLQTGIKAIDSMIPIGRGQRELILGDRQTGKTAIAVDAIINQKGGDVICIYVAIGQKQSTVANVMQKLQDTGAMDYTIIVSATASDPSPMLYIAPFAGAAIGEEFMAQGKHVLIVYDDLSKQATAYREMSLLLRRPPGREAYPGDVFNLHSRLLERACKLSDDLGAGSMTALPIIETQAGDVSAYIPTNVISITDGQIFLEPDLFYAGVRPAVNVGISVSRVGGSAQVKGMKKIAGSLRLDLAQYRELAAFAQFGSDLDKSTQARLTRGERMTELLKQGQYVPMPVEEQIMSIYAAANGYLDDMPIEAVQPFEAELLKFMKANKPSIGETIRKTGEFAAVEKELRAAVEEFKSGFKTARGL from the coding sequence ATGAATTTGCGACCTGAAGAAATCAGCTCGATTATTCGGCAGCAGATAGATAAGTACCAGGCCCAGATCGAGATGACGGATGTCGGTACCGTAATCAATGTCGGTGACGGTATCGCCCGTGTATACGGCTTGATGGACTGTATGTCCATGGAGCTGCTGGAATTCCCCGGCGGTGTGCTGGGGATGGCCCTCAACCTGGAGCAGGACAACATCGGCTGCGTTATTCTCGGGCCTTATAAGCATATTAAGGAGGGGGACACGGTCAAGCGCACCGGCCGGATTATATCCGTACCTGTAGGTGACGTCCTGATCGGCCGTGTAGTCAACCCCCTGGGCCAGCCGCTGGATGGCAAAGGACCCATTAACAGCGACAAATTTAACCCGGTAGAGAAAATCGCCCCCGGTGTTATGTTCCGTAAATCGGTGCACCAGCCTCTGCAGACCGGGATCAAGGCTATCGACTCTATGATTCCTATCGGCCGCGGCCAGCGGGAACTTATCCTCGGTGACCGCCAGACCGGTAAGACCGCCATCGCCGTTGACGCTATCATCAATCAAAAAGGCGGGGATGTCATTTGTATTTATGTGGCTATTGGACAGAAACAGTCTACTGTGGCTAACGTAATGCAAAAACTGCAGGATACAGGGGCTATGGACTATACCATCATCGTTTCCGCCACTGCATCTGACCCATCCCCGATGCTCTATATCGCTCCATTCGCCGGGGCAGCTATTGGTGAAGAGTTCATGGCTCAGGGCAAACATGTCCTGATTGTTTATGACGACCTGTCCAAGCAGGCTACCGCTTATCGTGAAATGTCACTTCTATTGCGCCGGCCGCCCGGACGTGAGGCCTATCCAGGAGACGTATTCAACCTGCACAGCCGGTTGTTGGAGCGTGCCTGCAAGCTGTCCGACGACCTTGGCGCAGGCTCCATGACGGCTCTGCCCATTATCGAGACCCAGGCTGGCGACGTTTCCGCATATATTCCAACTAACGTTATCTCCATCACCGACGGCCAGATCTTCCTTGAGCCCGACCTTTTCTACGCCGGTGTACGGCCCGCTGTTAACGTGGGTATCTCGGTATCCCGTGTGGGTGGCTCCGCACAGGTGAAAGGCATGAAAAAGATTGCCGGCAGCCTCCGCCTTGACCTGGCCCAGTATCGCGAACTGGCCGCCTTTGCCCAGTTCGGTTCCGACCTGGATAAATCTACCCAGGCCAGGCTGACCCGCGGCGAGCGTATGACGGAATTGTTAAAACAGGGACAGTACGTACCTATGCCGGTTGAAGAGCAGATCATGAGCATTTATGCCGCTGCCAATGGTTATCTGGACGATATGCCGATAGAAGCGGTACAACCTTTTGAAGCGGAATTGTTGAAATTCATGAAGGCTAACAAGCCCAGTATAGGTGAAACCATCAGAAAAACCGGAGAATTTGCAGCTGTTGAAAAAGAACTGCGTGCAGCCGTAGAAGAATTCAAGAGTGGTTTCAAAACTGCACGTGGCCTGTAG
- the atpD gene encoding F0F1 ATP synthase subunit beta, whose protein sequence is MNVGKVVQVIGVVVDISFPPGQVPEIYNAIKIKSDKEDMFGRKIDLTLEVASHLGNNMVRTVAMSATDGLVRGMEAVDTGAPITVPVGRAALGRLVDVLGEPIDGKGPVNSDMKYPIHRPAPPLVEQSTKVEQLETGIKVIDLLVPFLKGGKIGLFGGAGVGKTVIVQELINNIAKQHGGISVFAGVGERTREGNDLYNEMTESGVLDKTTMVFGQMNEPPGARLRVALTGLCLAEYFRDEEGADTLIFIDNIFRFTQAGSEVSALLGRMPSAVGYQPTLATEMGQMQERITSTQKGSVTSVQAVYVPADDLTDPAPATTFAHLDGTVVLSRQISELGIYPAVDPLDSTSRILDPLIVGNDHYAVARGVQKVLQRYKELQDIIAILGMEELSDDDKLLVARARKMQRFLSQPFHVAEAFTGRSGVFVSIKDTIRSFKEILDGKHDDLPEDAFFWAGSIEDVVEKAKELAG, encoded by the coding sequence ATGAACGTTGGTAAAGTTGTGCAGGTTATCGGCGTTGTGGTGGACATCAGCTTTCCACCCGGCCAGGTGCCTGAAATTTATAATGCCATCAAAATTAAGAGTGACAAGGAAGACATGTTCGGCAGGAAAATCGACCTTACCCTGGAAGTAGCCTCACACCTGGGAAACAACATGGTCCGTACCGTGGCCATGTCCGCTACCGACGGTCTGGTACGGGGCATGGAGGCTGTAGATACAGGCGCACCTATTACAGTTCCGGTAGGCAGGGCTGCTTTGGGCCGGCTTGTCGATGTTCTGGGTGAACCTATCGATGGTAAGGGACCTGTAAACAGTGACATGAAATATCCCATCCACCGTCCGGCGCCTCCTCTGGTGGAGCAGTCAACCAAGGTGGAGCAGCTTGAAACCGGTATCAAGGTTATTGACTTGCTGGTTCCCTTCTTAAAGGGCGGTAAGATTGGACTGTTTGGCGGCGCAGGCGTAGGCAAGACCGTTATTGTTCAGGAGTTAATCAATAATATTGCCAAACAACACGGCGGTATCTCGGTGTTTGCCGGTGTGGGTGAGCGTACCCGTGAAGGAAACGACCTTTATAATGAAATGACTGAATCCGGCGTTCTGGACAAAACCACGATGGTGTTCGGCCAGATGAACGAACCGCCGGGCGCCCGTCTCCGGGTAGCTCTGACCGGCCTGTGCCTGGCAGAGTACTTCCGTGATGAAGAAGGCGCCGACACGCTGATCTTTATTGACAATATCTTCCGTTTTACCCAGGCCGGCTCCGAGGTTTCGGCGCTGCTTGGCCGGATGCCTTCTGCGGTGGGTTACCAGCCGACCCTGGCCACTGAGATGGGACAGATGCAGGAGCGGATTACCTCGACCCAGAAAGGTTCGGTTACCTCAGTGCAGGCCGTTTACGTGCCAGCCGATGACCTGACCGACCCGGCCCCGGCAACCACGTTTGCCCACCTGGACGGCACGGTTGTTCTTTCCCGCCAAATTTCCGAGCTCGGCATTTATCCGGCAGTGGATCCGCTCGACTCGACATCAAGGATCCTTGACCCGCTGATCGTGGGAAATGACCACTATGCTGTTGCCAGGGGTGTTCAGAAGGTGCTCCAGCGTTACAAGGAACTTCAGGACATCATCGCTATTCTTGGTATGGAAGAACTTTCAGACGATGACAAGCTGTTGGTGGCCCGCGCCCGGAAAATGCAGAGGTTCCTGTCGCAACCATTCCACGTGGCCGAAGCCTTTACCGGCAGGTCCGGGGTATTTGTTTCAATTAAAGATACTATTCGCAGCTTCAAGGAGATCCTTGACGGCAAACATGACGATTTGCCGGAGGATGCCTTTTTCTGGGCGGGGAGTATAGAAGACGTTGTGGAAAAAGCCAAAGAATTAGCCGGTTAA